The Pelecanus crispus isolate bPelCri1 chromosome 7, bPelCri1.pri, whole genome shotgun sequence genome includes a window with the following:
- the SECISBP2L gene encoding selenocysteine insertion sequence-binding protein 2-like isoform X2 produces the protein MDKADKNVKLSAEVEPFIPQKKGPETLMIPMALPNDSGGINGMEPTPIPSYLITCYPFVQENQSNRQFPLYNNDIRWQQPNPNPAGPYLAYPIISAQPPVSTEYTYYQLMPAPCAQVMGFYHPFPTPYSAPFQTANAVNTVTTECTERPNPSGQVFPLSSQRSRSSNRGPIIQKQQQLQTHIKNKRPPVKNVATQKETSSSGPENRSKIVLLVDASQQTDFPSDIANKSLSESASAMLWKSKGRRRRASHPAAESSSEQGASEADIDSDSGYCSPKHGSNQAAAMTSRNTDSCAMNVVEPSINTNGTSLSAGISWTNVNSQATQKKPWTEKTQTFSRGGRQAEQRNSSQSGFRCRDHSTSSERRQNLQKRHEKPLTTSQSSRTEQSPEPLYFEDEDEFPELNSENGCSKSSNIQQKISPKVLDDLPENSPINIVQTPIPITTSVPKRAKSQKKKALAAALATAQEYSEISMEQKKLQEALSKAAGKKSKTPVQLDLGDMLAALEKQQQAMKARQITNTRPLSYTVGSAAPFHTKESANRKSLTKGQPSMGCLNPLDSTAPKVKRGKEREIAKLKRPTALKKIILKEREEKKGRLSADHSLLGSDEQKEVHINLTADQSQELASQEETGLSMPSDTSLSPASQNSPYCMTPVSQGSPASSGIGSPMASSAITKIHSKRFREYCNQVLSKEIDECVTLLLQELVSFQERIYQKDPMRAKARRRLVMGLREVTKHMKLNKIKCVIISPNCEKIQSKGGLDEALYNVIAMAREQEIPFVFALGRKALGRCVNKLVPVSVVGIFNYSGAEELFNKLVSLTEEARKAYRDMVAAMEQEQAEEALKNVKKAPHHMGHSRNPSAASAISFCSVISEPISEVNEKEYETNWRNMVETSDGLETSENERESSCKTAVPEKAGNGQIEKATLNKQPPLATTGTTSATNHGKSTPGDKDEVKPDDNLEWASQQSTETGSLDGSCRDLLNSSMTSTTSTLVPGMLEEEEEEEEEDDEDYAHEPISVEVQLNSRIESWVSETQRTMETLQLGKTLSGAEEDNAEQSEEEEIETSEQADPVTDGEEWTNDKHASNTQHKPTICSSLNKEHTDSIYMP, from the exons ATGGACAAAGCCGACAAG AATGTCAAGCTGTCAGCTGAAGTAGAACCGTTTATTCCTCAGAAGAAGGGTCCAGAAACACTAATGATCCCAATGGCACTTCCTAATGACAGTGGAGGAATTAATGGCATGGAACCAACTCCTATCCCTAGCTACCTGATCACTTGCTATCCATTTGTACAGGAAAACCAATCCAATAG ACAGTTTCCATTATACAACAACGACATCAGATGGCAGCAACCCAACCCAAATCCTGCAGGACCATACCTTGCTTATCCTATAATATCTGCGCAACCACCTGTTTCTACAGAATATACATATTATCAGCTGATGCCAGCACCATGTGCTCAGGTCATGGGTTTCTATCATCCTTTCCCTACCCCCTATTCTGCACCCTTTCAAACAGCAAATGCTGTAAATACAGTTACTACAGAATGCACTGAGCGTCCCAACCCATCGGGCCAGGTCTTTCCATTATCCAGTCAGCGGAGCAGAAGCAGTAACAGGGGACCAATCATACAAAAA cagcaacagttACAGAcgcacataaaaaataaacgTCCTCCAGTGAAGAATGTTGCCACTCAAAAGGAGACTAGTTCATCAGGTCCTGAGAACAGATCAAAGATTGTTTTGTTGGTTGATGCATCACAGCAAACAG ACTTCCCTTCAGATATAGCTAACAAGTCACTTTCTGAGAGTGCCTCTGCAATGCTTTGGAAATCAAAAGGCAGACGCAGAAGAGCTTCTCACCCTGCTGCAGAGTCCTCTAGTGAACAGGGCGCAAGCGAAGCGGATATTGACAGTGACAGTGGCTATTGTAGTCCTAAGCATGGCAGTAACCAGGCTGCAGCCATGACTTcaagaaatacagattcttgTGCAATGAAT gttGTAGAACCATCAATAAATACAA ATGGCACTTCTCTTTCAGCTGGTATAAGTTGGACTAACGTAAATTCCCAGGCAACTCAAAAAAAACCTTGGACTGAAAAAACTCAGACGTTTTCTAGAGGTGGAAGACAAGCTGAGCAAAGAAATAGTTCACAG TCTGGTTTCAGATGCAGAGACCACAGCACATCTTCAGAAAGAAGGCAGAATTTGCAGAAACGACATGAAAAGCCACTAACTACAAGCCAGTCAAGTAGAACAGAGCAGAGTCCTGAACCTCTGTATTTTGAG GATGAAGATGAATTTCCAGAGCTAAATAGTGAGAATGGCTGCAGCAAAAGTAGTAACATCCAGCAAAAGATTTCACCCAAAGTC TTGGATGACCTACCAGAGAATTCTCCAATCAATATAGTTCAAACTCCAATTCCCATTACAACCTCTGTACCAAAGCGTGCAAAAAGTCAGAAGAAGAAGGCCTTGGCAGCTGCACTGGCAACAGCTCAAGAGTATTCGGAGATAAGCATGGAACAGAAAAAACTTCAA GAGGCTTTAtcaaaagcagctggaaagaagAGCAAGACCCCTGTTCAGTTAGATTTGGGCGACATGTTAGCAGCtcttgaaaagcagcagcaagcaatgAAAGCTCGTCAGATCACCAACACCAGGCCTCTCTCATACACAG TTGGCAGTGCTGCTCCCTTTCATACCAAAGAATCTGCCAACAGAAAGTCCTTAACAAAGGGACAGCCATCTATGGGTTGCCTTAATCCTTTGGATTCAACTGCCCCAAaagtgaaaagaggaaaagaaagagagattgCAAAACTGAAACGCCCTACAGCACTTAAAAAG attattttgaaagagagagaagagaagaaaggccGTTTATCAGCTGACCATAGCCTTTTGGGATCTGATGAACAGAAAGAGGTTCATATAAACTTGACTGCTGATCAGTCTCAGGAGCTGGCCTCTCAAGAAG AAACTGGACTAAGTATGCCAAGTGATACTTCACTTTCGCCAGCAAGTCAGAATTCTCCATACTGCATGACCCCAGTGTCACAAGGTTCACCTGCTAGTTCTGGAATAGGCAGTCCAATGGCATCTTCTGCAATAACCAAAATTCACAGCAAGAGATTCAGAGA ATACTGTAACCAAGTTCTAAGTAAAGAAATAGATGAGTGTGTGACTCTCTTATTGCAAGAGCTTGTCAGCTTCCAGGAACGGATTTATCAAAAGGATCCCATGAGAGCTAAAGCAAGAAGAAGACTTGTTATGGGGTTGCGTGAGGTTACTAAGCATATGAAACTAAACAAGATCAAGTGTGTAATCATATCGCCCAACTGCGAAAAAATCCAGTCAAAAG GTGGACTAGATGAGGCTCTATATAATGTAATAGCCATGGCCCGGGAACAAGAAATTCCTTTTGTCTTTGCTCTTGGCCGTAAAGCACTTGGCCGTTGTGTGAACAAACTGGTTCCTGTTAGCGTAGTGGGTATCTTCAACTACTCAGGTGCTGAG GAGCTATTTAATAAGCTGGTATCACTGACTGAAGAGGCCAGAAAAGCATACAGAGATATGGTTGCTGCAATGGAACAGGAACAGGCAGAAGAAGCCTTGAAGAACGTCAAGAAGGCACCCCATCACATGGGTCATTCTCGTAACCCCTCTGCAGCAAGTGCTATCTCATTCTGTAGTGTTATTTCTGAACCCATATCTGAAGTGAATGAGAAAGAATATG AAACAAACTGGAGAAATATGGTGGAAACATCTGATGGGTTAGAAACCTctgaaaatgagagagaatCCTCATGTAAGACTGCAGTACCAGAAAAAGCTGGTAATGGTCAAATTGAAAAAGCCACTCTTAATAAACAACCACCTCTGGCTACAACTGGCACTACCTCAGCAACAAATCATGGAAAATCCACACCAGGTGACAAAGATGAGGTGAAACCAGATGACAATCTGGAATGGGCCTCACAGCAGAGTACAGAAACAGGATCACTGGATGGCAGCTGCCGAGATCTTTTGAATTCCTCCATGACCAGTACCACCAGTACTCTTGTACCAGGAATGctagaagaggaggaggaggaagaggaggaggatgatgaggatTATGCCCATGAACCAATTTCTGTAGAGGTTCAGCTTAATAGCAGAATTGAATCTTGGGTTTCAGAGACCCAGAGAACTATGGAGACTCTTCAGCTTGGGAAGACCCTTAGTGGTGCTGAAGAAGACAATGCAGAACaaagtgaagaggaagaaatagagACTTCTGAGCAGGCTGATCCAGTCACTGATGGTGAGGAATGGACAAATGATAAGCATGCAAGTAACACTCAACATAAACCCACCATCTGCAGTTCTCTGAATAAAGAACACACAGATTCTATCTATATGCCGTAA
- the SECISBP2L gene encoding selenocysteine insertion sequence-binding protein 2-like isoform X1 translates to MDKADKNVKLSAEVEPFIPQKKGPETLMIPMALPNDSGGINGMEPTPIPSYLITCYPFVQENQSNRQFPLYNNDIRWQQPNPNPAGPYLAYPIISAQPPVSTEYTYYQLMPAPCAQVMGFYHPFPTPYSAPFQTANAVNTVTTECTERPNPSGQVFPLSSQRSRSSNRGPIIQKQQQQLQTHIKNKRPPVKNVATQKETSSSGPENRSKIVLLVDASQQTDFPSDIANKSLSESASAMLWKSKGRRRRASHPAAESSSEQGASEADIDSDSGYCSPKHGSNQAAAMTSRNTDSCAMNVVEPSINTNGTSLSAGISWTNVNSQATQKKPWTEKTQTFSRGGRQAEQRNSSQSGFRCRDHSTSSERRQNLQKRHEKPLTTSQSSRTEQSPEPLYFEDEDEFPELNSENGCSKSSNIQQKISPKVLDDLPENSPINIVQTPIPITTSVPKRAKSQKKKALAAALATAQEYSEISMEQKKLQEALSKAAGKKSKTPVQLDLGDMLAALEKQQQAMKARQITNTRPLSYTVGSAAPFHTKESANRKSLTKGQPSMGCLNPLDSTAPKVKRGKEREIAKLKRPTALKKIILKEREEKKGRLSADHSLLGSDEQKEVHINLTADQSQELASQEETGLSMPSDTSLSPASQNSPYCMTPVSQGSPASSGIGSPMASSAITKIHSKRFREYCNQVLSKEIDECVTLLLQELVSFQERIYQKDPMRAKARRRLVMGLREVTKHMKLNKIKCVIISPNCEKIQSKGGLDEALYNVIAMAREQEIPFVFALGRKALGRCVNKLVPVSVVGIFNYSGAEELFNKLVSLTEEARKAYRDMVAAMEQEQAEEALKNVKKAPHHMGHSRNPSAASAISFCSVISEPISEVNEKEYETNWRNMVETSDGLETSENERESSCKTAVPEKAGNGQIEKATLNKQPPLATTGTTSATNHGKSTPGDKDEVKPDDNLEWASQQSTETGSLDGSCRDLLNSSMTSTTSTLVPGMLEEEEEEEEEDDEDYAHEPISVEVQLNSRIESWVSETQRTMETLQLGKTLSGAEEDNAEQSEEEEIETSEQADPVTDGEEWTNDKHASNTQHKPTICSSLNKEHTDSIYMP, encoded by the exons ATGGACAAAGCCGACAAG AATGTCAAGCTGTCAGCTGAAGTAGAACCGTTTATTCCTCAGAAGAAGGGTCCAGAAACACTAATGATCCCAATGGCACTTCCTAATGACAGTGGAGGAATTAATGGCATGGAACCAACTCCTATCCCTAGCTACCTGATCACTTGCTATCCATTTGTACAGGAAAACCAATCCAATAG ACAGTTTCCATTATACAACAACGACATCAGATGGCAGCAACCCAACCCAAATCCTGCAGGACCATACCTTGCTTATCCTATAATATCTGCGCAACCACCTGTTTCTACAGAATATACATATTATCAGCTGATGCCAGCACCATGTGCTCAGGTCATGGGTTTCTATCATCCTTTCCCTACCCCCTATTCTGCACCCTTTCAAACAGCAAATGCTGTAAATACAGTTACTACAGAATGCACTGAGCGTCCCAACCCATCGGGCCAGGTCTTTCCATTATCCAGTCAGCGGAGCAGAAGCAGTAACAGGGGACCAATCATACAAAAA cagcagcaacagttACAGAcgcacataaaaaataaacgTCCTCCAGTGAAGAATGTTGCCACTCAAAAGGAGACTAGTTCATCAGGTCCTGAGAACAGATCAAAGATTGTTTTGTTGGTTGATGCATCACAGCAAACAG ACTTCCCTTCAGATATAGCTAACAAGTCACTTTCTGAGAGTGCCTCTGCAATGCTTTGGAAATCAAAAGGCAGACGCAGAAGAGCTTCTCACCCTGCTGCAGAGTCCTCTAGTGAACAGGGCGCAAGCGAAGCGGATATTGACAGTGACAGTGGCTATTGTAGTCCTAAGCATGGCAGTAACCAGGCTGCAGCCATGACTTcaagaaatacagattcttgTGCAATGAAT gttGTAGAACCATCAATAAATACAA ATGGCACTTCTCTTTCAGCTGGTATAAGTTGGACTAACGTAAATTCCCAGGCAACTCAAAAAAAACCTTGGACTGAAAAAACTCAGACGTTTTCTAGAGGTGGAAGACAAGCTGAGCAAAGAAATAGTTCACAG TCTGGTTTCAGATGCAGAGACCACAGCACATCTTCAGAAAGAAGGCAGAATTTGCAGAAACGACATGAAAAGCCACTAACTACAAGCCAGTCAAGTAGAACAGAGCAGAGTCCTGAACCTCTGTATTTTGAG GATGAAGATGAATTTCCAGAGCTAAATAGTGAGAATGGCTGCAGCAAAAGTAGTAACATCCAGCAAAAGATTTCACCCAAAGTC TTGGATGACCTACCAGAGAATTCTCCAATCAATATAGTTCAAACTCCAATTCCCATTACAACCTCTGTACCAAAGCGTGCAAAAAGTCAGAAGAAGAAGGCCTTGGCAGCTGCACTGGCAACAGCTCAAGAGTATTCGGAGATAAGCATGGAACAGAAAAAACTTCAA GAGGCTTTAtcaaaagcagctggaaagaagAGCAAGACCCCTGTTCAGTTAGATTTGGGCGACATGTTAGCAGCtcttgaaaagcagcagcaagcaatgAAAGCTCGTCAGATCACCAACACCAGGCCTCTCTCATACACAG TTGGCAGTGCTGCTCCCTTTCATACCAAAGAATCTGCCAACAGAAAGTCCTTAACAAAGGGACAGCCATCTATGGGTTGCCTTAATCCTTTGGATTCAACTGCCCCAAaagtgaaaagaggaaaagaaagagagattgCAAAACTGAAACGCCCTACAGCACTTAAAAAG attattttgaaagagagagaagagaagaaaggccGTTTATCAGCTGACCATAGCCTTTTGGGATCTGATGAACAGAAAGAGGTTCATATAAACTTGACTGCTGATCAGTCTCAGGAGCTGGCCTCTCAAGAAG AAACTGGACTAAGTATGCCAAGTGATACTTCACTTTCGCCAGCAAGTCAGAATTCTCCATACTGCATGACCCCAGTGTCACAAGGTTCACCTGCTAGTTCTGGAATAGGCAGTCCAATGGCATCTTCTGCAATAACCAAAATTCACAGCAAGAGATTCAGAGA ATACTGTAACCAAGTTCTAAGTAAAGAAATAGATGAGTGTGTGACTCTCTTATTGCAAGAGCTTGTCAGCTTCCAGGAACGGATTTATCAAAAGGATCCCATGAGAGCTAAAGCAAGAAGAAGACTTGTTATGGGGTTGCGTGAGGTTACTAAGCATATGAAACTAAACAAGATCAAGTGTGTAATCATATCGCCCAACTGCGAAAAAATCCAGTCAAAAG GTGGACTAGATGAGGCTCTATATAATGTAATAGCCATGGCCCGGGAACAAGAAATTCCTTTTGTCTTTGCTCTTGGCCGTAAAGCACTTGGCCGTTGTGTGAACAAACTGGTTCCTGTTAGCGTAGTGGGTATCTTCAACTACTCAGGTGCTGAG GAGCTATTTAATAAGCTGGTATCACTGACTGAAGAGGCCAGAAAAGCATACAGAGATATGGTTGCTGCAATGGAACAGGAACAGGCAGAAGAAGCCTTGAAGAACGTCAAGAAGGCACCCCATCACATGGGTCATTCTCGTAACCCCTCTGCAGCAAGTGCTATCTCATTCTGTAGTGTTATTTCTGAACCCATATCTGAAGTGAATGAGAAAGAATATG AAACAAACTGGAGAAATATGGTGGAAACATCTGATGGGTTAGAAACCTctgaaaatgagagagaatCCTCATGTAAGACTGCAGTACCAGAAAAAGCTGGTAATGGTCAAATTGAAAAAGCCACTCTTAATAAACAACCACCTCTGGCTACAACTGGCACTACCTCAGCAACAAATCATGGAAAATCCACACCAGGTGACAAAGATGAGGTGAAACCAGATGACAATCTGGAATGGGCCTCACAGCAGAGTACAGAAACAGGATCACTGGATGGCAGCTGCCGAGATCTTTTGAATTCCTCCATGACCAGTACCACCAGTACTCTTGTACCAGGAATGctagaagaggaggaggaggaagaggaggaggatgatgaggatTATGCCCATGAACCAATTTCTGTAGAGGTTCAGCTTAATAGCAGAATTGAATCTTGGGTTTCAGAGACCCAGAGAACTATGGAGACTCTTCAGCTTGGGAAGACCCTTAGTGGTGCTGAAGAAGACAATGCAGAACaaagtgaagaggaagaaatagagACTTCTGAGCAGGCTGATCCAGTCACTGATGGTGAGGAATGGACAAATGATAAGCATGCAAGTAACACTCAACATAAACCCACCATCTGCAGTTCTCTGAATAAAGAACACACAGATTCTATCTATATGCCGTAA
- the SECISBP2L gene encoding selenocysteine insertion sequence-binding protein 2-like isoform X3, whose amino-acid sequence MDKADKNVKLSAEVEPFIPQKKGPETLMIPMALPNDSGGINGMEPTPIPSYLITCYPFVQENQSNRQFPLYNNDIRWQQPNPNPAGPYLAYPIISAQPPVSTEYTYYQLMPAPCAQVMGFYHPFPTPYSAPFQTANAVNTVTTECTERPNPSGQVFPLSSQRSRSSNRGPIIQKQQQLQTHIKNKRPPVKNVATQKETSSSGPENRSKIVLLVDASQQTDFPSDIANKSLSESASAMLWKSKGRRRRASHPAAESSSEQGASEADIDSDSGYCSPKHGSNQAAAMTSRNTDSCAMNVVEPSINTTGISWTNVNSQATQKKPWTEKTQTFSRGGRQAEQRNSSQSGFRCRDHSTSSERRQNLQKRHEKPLTTSQSSRTEQSPEPLYFEDEDEFPELNSENGCSKSSNIQQKISPKVLDDLPENSPINIVQTPIPITTSVPKRAKSQKKKALAAALATAQEYSEISMEQKKLQEALSKAAGKKSKTPVQLDLGDMLAALEKQQQAMKARQITNTRPLSYTVGSAAPFHTKESANRKSLTKGQPSMGCLNPLDSTAPKVKRGKEREIAKLKRPTALKKIILKEREEKKGRLSADHSLLGSDEQKEVHINLTADQSQELASQEETGLSMPSDTSLSPASQNSPYCMTPVSQGSPASSGIGSPMASSAITKIHSKRFREYCNQVLSKEIDECVTLLLQELVSFQERIYQKDPMRAKARRRLVMGLREVTKHMKLNKIKCVIISPNCEKIQSKGGLDEALYNVIAMAREQEIPFVFALGRKALGRCVNKLVPVSVVGIFNYSGAEELFNKLVSLTEEARKAYRDMVAAMEQEQAEEALKNVKKAPHHMGHSRNPSAASAISFCSVISEPISEVNEKEYETNWRNMVETSDGLETSENERESSCKTAVPEKAGNGQIEKATLNKQPPLATTGTTSATNHGKSTPGDKDEVKPDDNLEWASQQSTETGSLDGSCRDLLNSSMTSTTSTLVPGMLEEEEEEEEEDDEDYAHEPISVEVQLNSRIESWVSETQRTMETLQLGKTLSGAEEDNAEQSEEEEIETSEQADPVTDGEEWTNDKHASNTQHKPTICSSLNKEHTDSIYMP is encoded by the exons ATGGACAAAGCCGACAAG AATGTCAAGCTGTCAGCTGAAGTAGAACCGTTTATTCCTCAGAAGAAGGGTCCAGAAACACTAATGATCCCAATGGCACTTCCTAATGACAGTGGAGGAATTAATGGCATGGAACCAACTCCTATCCCTAGCTACCTGATCACTTGCTATCCATTTGTACAGGAAAACCAATCCAATAG ACAGTTTCCATTATACAACAACGACATCAGATGGCAGCAACCCAACCCAAATCCTGCAGGACCATACCTTGCTTATCCTATAATATCTGCGCAACCACCTGTTTCTACAGAATATACATATTATCAGCTGATGCCAGCACCATGTGCTCAGGTCATGGGTTTCTATCATCCTTTCCCTACCCCCTATTCTGCACCCTTTCAAACAGCAAATGCTGTAAATACAGTTACTACAGAATGCACTGAGCGTCCCAACCCATCGGGCCAGGTCTTTCCATTATCCAGTCAGCGGAGCAGAAGCAGTAACAGGGGACCAATCATACAAAAA cagcaacagttACAGAcgcacataaaaaataaacgTCCTCCAGTGAAGAATGTTGCCACTCAAAAGGAGACTAGTTCATCAGGTCCTGAGAACAGATCAAAGATTGTTTTGTTGGTTGATGCATCACAGCAAACAG ACTTCCCTTCAGATATAGCTAACAAGTCACTTTCTGAGAGTGCCTCTGCAATGCTTTGGAAATCAAAAGGCAGACGCAGAAGAGCTTCTCACCCTGCTGCAGAGTCCTCTAGTGAACAGGGCGCAAGCGAAGCGGATATTGACAGTGACAGTGGCTATTGTAGTCCTAAGCATGGCAGTAACCAGGCTGCAGCCATGACTTcaagaaatacagattcttgTGCAATGAAT gttGTAGAACCATCAATAAATACAA CTGGTATAAGTTGGACTAACGTAAATTCCCAGGCAACTCAAAAAAAACCTTGGACTGAAAAAACTCAGACGTTTTCTAGAGGTGGAAGACAAGCTGAGCAAAGAAATAGTTCACAG TCTGGTTTCAGATGCAGAGACCACAGCACATCTTCAGAAAGAAGGCAGAATTTGCAGAAACGACATGAAAAGCCACTAACTACAAGCCAGTCAAGTAGAACAGAGCAGAGTCCTGAACCTCTGTATTTTGAG GATGAAGATGAATTTCCAGAGCTAAATAGTGAGAATGGCTGCAGCAAAAGTAGTAACATCCAGCAAAAGATTTCACCCAAAGTC TTGGATGACCTACCAGAGAATTCTCCAATCAATATAGTTCAAACTCCAATTCCCATTACAACCTCTGTACCAAAGCGTGCAAAAAGTCAGAAGAAGAAGGCCTTGGCAGCTGCACTGGCAACAGCTCAAGAGTATTCGGAGATAAGCATGGAACAGAAAAAACTTCAA GAGGCTTTAtcaaaagcagctggaaagaagAGCAAGACCCCTGTTCAGTTAGATTTGGGCGACATGTTAGCAGCtcttgaaaagcagcagcaagcaatgAAAGCTCGTCAGATCACCAACACCAGGCCTCTCTCATACACAG TTGGCAGTGCTGCTCCCTTTCATACCAAAGAATCTGCCAACAGAAAGTCCTTAACAAAGGGACAGCCATCTATGGGTTGCCTTAATCCTTTGGATTCAACTGCCCCAAaagtgaaaagaggaaaagaaagagagattgCAAAACTGAAACGCCCTACAGCACTTAAAAAG attattttgaaagagagagaagagaagaaaggccGTTTATCAGCTGACCATAGCCTTTTGGGATCTGATGAACAGAAAGAGGTTCATATAAACTTGACTGCTGATCAGTCTCAGGAGCTGGCCTCTCAAGAAG AAACTGGACTAAGTATGCCAAGTGATACTTCACTTTCGCCAGCAAGTCAGAATTCTCCATACTGCATGACCCCAGTGTCACAAGGTTCACCTGCTAGTTCTGGAATAGGCAGTCCAATGGCATCTTCTGCAATAACCAAAATTCACAGCAAGAGATTCAGAGA ATACTGTAACCAAGTTCTAAGTAAAGAAATAGATGAGTGTGTGACTCTCTTATTGCAAGAGCTTGTCAGCTTCCAGGAACGGATTTATCAAAAGGATCCCATGAGAGCTAAAGCAAGAAGAAGACTTGTTATGGGGTTGCGTGAGGTTACTAAGCATATGAAACTAAACAAGATCAAGTGTGTAATCATATCGCCCAACTGCGAAAAAATCCAGTCAAAAG GTGGACTAGATGAGGCTCTATATAATGTAATAGCCATGGCCCGGGAACAAGAAATTCCTTTTGTCTTTGCTCTTGGCCGTAAAGCACTTGGCCGTTGTGTGAACAAACTGGTTCCTGTTAGCGTAGTGGGTATCTTCAACTACTCAGGTGCTGAG GAGCTATTTAATAAGCTGGTATCACTGACTGAAGAGGCCAGAAAAGCATACAGAGATATGGTTGCTGCAATGGAACAGGAACAGGCAGAAGAAGCCTTGAAGAACGTCAAGAAGGCACCCCATCACATGGGTCATTCTCGTAACCCCTCTGCAGCAAGTGCTATCTCATTCTGTAGTGTTATTTCTGAACCCATATCTGAAGTGAATGAGAAAGAATATG AAACAAACTGGAGAAATATGGTGGAAACATCTGATGGGTTAGAAACCTctgaaaatgagagagaatCCTCATGTAAGACTGCAGTACCAGAAAAAGCTGGTAATGGTCAAATTGAAAAAGCCACTCTTAATAAACAACCACCTCTGGCTACAACTGGCACTACCTCAGCAACAAATCATGGAAAATCCACACCAGGTGACAAAGATGAGGTGAAACCAGATGACAATCTGGAATGGGCCTCACAGCAGAGTACAGAAACAGGATCACTGGATGGCAGCTGCCGAGATCTTTTGAATTCCTCCATGACCAGTACCACCAGTACTCTTGTACCAGGAATGctagaagaggaggaggaggaagaggaggaggatgatgaggatTATGCCCATGAACCAATTTCTGTAGAGGTTCAGCTTAATAGCAGAATTGAATCTTGGGTTTCAGAGACCCAGAGAACTATGGAGACTCTTCAGCTTGGGAAGACCCTTAGTGGTGCTGAAGAAGACAATGCAGAACaaagtgaagaggaagaaatagagACTTCTGAGCAGGCTGATCCAGTCACTGATGGTGAGGAATGGACAAATGATAAGCATGCAAGTAACACTCAACATAAACCCACCATCTGCAGTTCTCTGAATAAAGAACACACAGATTCTATCTATATGCCGTAA